In Streptomyces sp. NBC_01426, one genomic interval encodes:
- the ftsH gene encoding ATP-dependent zinc metalloprotease FtsH — translation MPNPTPVPPRDRADTPWRSEGAPPTPPPPKRGMPGGWRGLILTALILFLLTNLVLSFFNEGDEPTISYTEFSKQVADGNVSKIYSKGDAIQGQLKNKQPAPDGDGDYTKFVTQRPAFADDQLWSNLTAKGVTVTASPVVEQRSFLANLLISLAPILLLVVLWMFIARRMGSAMGGMGGLGRKAPPKPVELETGAKRTTFDDVAGIDEVEGELNDVVDFLKNPQEYRKLGARMPGGVLLAGLPGTGKTLLARAVAGEAGVPFFSASASEFIEMIVGVGASRVRELFSEARKVAPAIIFIDEIDTIGRARGGGAAMGGHDEREQTLNQILTEMDGFSGSEGVVVLAATNRADVLDPALTRPGRFDRTVVVSPPDKAGREAILRIHTRDIPLAPGVDLAQVARTTPGMTGAELANLANEAALLAVKRRQDAVTQADLSDALEKVQLGAERPLVMPDEERRRTAYHESGHALLGMLQPGADPVRKITIVPRGRALGVTLSTPDADRYAYTEEYLRGRVIGALGGMAAEQVVYAVITTGAENDLEQVTNIVRGMVGRWGMSERIGRLTAIPADAQSPYGLLAAPATLDAVDHEMRRIVDECYEDACRLLRENRDKLDALAEALLANETLDEPAAYAAAGIARLHK, via the coding sequence GTGCCCAACCCCACCCCCGTACCGCCGCGCGACCGGGCCGACACCCCCTGGCGCTCCGAGGGCGCCCCGCCCACCCCGCCGCCGCCCAAGAGGGGGATGCCCGGCGGTTGGCGCGGGCTGATCCTCACCGCGCTGATCCTCTTCCTGCTGACCAACCTCGTGCTGTCGTTCTTCAACGAGGGCGACGAGCCGACGATCTCGTACACGGAGTTCAGCAAGCAGGTCGCCGACGGCAACGTCTCGAAGATCTACTCCAAGGGCGACGCCATCCAGGGGCAGCTGAAGAACAAGCAACCCGCCCCCGACGGGGACGGCGACTACACGAAGTTCGTCACCCAGCGGCCCGCCTTCGCCGACGACCAGCTGTGGTCGAACCTCACCGCCAAGGGCGTCACCGTCACCGCCTCCCCGGTCGTCGAACAGCGCAGCTTCCTCGCCAACCTGCTGATCTCCCTCGCCCCCATCCTCCTGCTCGTCGTCCTGTGGATGTTCATCGCCCGACGGATGGGCTCGGCCATGGGCGGCATGGGAGGGCTCGGCCGCAAGGCGCCGCCCAAGCCCGTGGAACTGGAGACCGGCGCCAAACGCACCACCTTCGACGACGTGGCCGGCATCGACGAGGTCGAGGGCGAACTGAACGACGTCGTCGACTTCCTCAAGAACCCGCAGGAGTACCGCAAGCTGGGCGCCCGCATGCCCGGCGGGGTCCTCCTCGCCGGCCTCCCCGGCACCGGCAAGACCCTGCTGGCCCGCGCCGTCGCGGGCGAGGCCGGGGTGCCCTTCTTCTCCGCTTCCGCCTCCGAGTTCATCGAGATGATCGTCGGCGTCGGCGCCTCCCGGGTACGGGAACTCTTCTCCGAGGCCCGCAAGGTGGCCCCCGCGATCATCTTCATCGACGAGATCGACACCATCGGCCGGGCGCGCGGCGGCGGCGCCGCCATGGGCGGCCACGACGAGCGCGAACAGACCCTCAACCAGATCCTCACCGAGATGGACGGCTTCTCCGGCTCGGAGGGGGTCGTCGTCCTCGCCGCCACCAACCGCGCCGACGTCCTCGACCCCGCCCTGACCCGCCCCGGCCGGTTCGACCGCACCGTCGTCGTCTCCCCGCCCGACAAGGCCGGCCGCGAGGCGATCCTGCGCATCCACACCCGCGACATCCCGCTCGCGCCCGGCGTGGACCTCGCCCAGGTGGCCCGGACGACCCCGGGCATGACCGGCGCCGAACTGGCCAACCTCGCCAACGAGGCCGCCCTGCTGGCGGTCAAGCGCCGACAGGACGCGGTCACCCAGGCCGACCTGTCCGACGCACTGGAGAAGGTCCAACTCGGCGCCGAACGCCCCCTGGTCATGCCCGACGAGGAGCGCCGCCGCACCGCCTACCACGAGAGCGGCCACGCCCTCCTGGGCATGCTCCAGCCCGGCGCCGACCCCGTACGGAAGATCACCATCGTGCCGCGCGGCCGGGCACTCGGCGTCACCCTCTCGACCCCGGACGCCGACCGGTACGCCTACACGGAGGAGTACCTCCGGGGCCGCGTCATCGGCGCGCTCGGCGGAATGGCCGCCGAGCAGGTGGTGTACGCGGTCATCACCACGGGCGCGGAGAACGACCTGGAGCAGGTCACCAACATCGTCCGGGGCATGGTGGGCCGTTGGGGCATGAGCGAGCGGATCGGCCGGCTCACCGCGATCCCGGCGGACGCGCAGAGCCCCTACGGCCTCCTCGCCGCGCCCGCCACCCTCGACGCCGTCGACCACGAGATGCGACGGATCGTCGACGAGTGCTACGAGGACGCCTGCCGACTGCTGCGCGAGAACCGCGACAAGCTGGACGCGCTCGCCGAGGCGCTGCTCGCGAACGAGACCCTGGACGAGCCCGCCGCCTACGCCGCGGCGGGCATCGCGCGCCTCCACAAGTAG
- a CDS encoding methyltransferase type 11, with the protein MTPTPTATLVARDWAEIQERMLVPLYEAVYERLEVGPGDRLLGLDCGAGLALLLAAGRGALATGVEADPARRALARERLLEVVAAPPASPARPYDVVLAFTPCPPDLVAALPAVRRGGVVVLADWGPAERCTVPAVLGGGPAPRDLDAMVASAGLVPDGSGRVFCPFGYADVDSAVRGLLSTGMYEHADSAQVEKELAEALHPYERADGSVWLPNIFRYVVARTA; encoded by the coding sequence ATGACACCGACGCCGACGGCGACGCTCGTCGCCCGGGACTGGGCGGAGATCCAGGAACGGATGCTGGTACCGCTGTACGAAGCCGTCTACGAACGGCTGGAGGTCGGGCCGGGCGACCGGCTGCTGGGCCTCGATTGCGGGGCCGGACTGGCCCTGCTGTTGGCCGCGGGGCGGGGAGCCCTGGCCACGGGCGTGGAGGCGGACCCGGCACGCCGGGCGCTGGCCCGTGAGCGGCTGCTGGAGGTGGTCGCCGCTCCCCCGGCGTCGCCGGCGCGTCCGTACGACGTCGTGCTGGCCTTCACGCCCTGCCCGCCGGACCTGGTGGCGGCCCTGCCCGCGGTCCGCCGCGGCGGCGTGGTGGTGCTGGCCGACTGGGGCCCGGCGGAGCGGTGCACGGTGCCGGCGGTGCTCGGCGGCGGGCCCGCCCCGCGGGACCTGGACGCGATGGTGGCGTCGGCCGGGCTGGTGCCGGACGGATCGGGGCGGGTGTTCTGCCCGTTCGGGTACGCGGACGTGGACAGCGCGGTGCGCGGGCTGCTGTCGACCGGGATGTACGAGCACGCGGACTCGGCCCAGGTCGAGAAGGAACTGGCCGAGGCGCTTCACCCGTACGAACGAGCCGACGGATCGGTCTGGTTGCCGAACATCTTCCGGTACGTGGTCGCCCGGACGGCCTGA